Proteins co-encoded in one Colletes latitarsis isolate SP2378_abdomen chromosome 2, iyColLati1, whole genome shotgun sequence genomic window:
- the LOC143348392 gene encoding uncharacterized protein LOC143348392, which produces MRLQKYGESDLHECEINEACNVIHNRFWVSSLTERLCRCSNGKECLCFKRICNTHDTDVHRCTSPENYLCIYKNRSMENVQELLYSGPAYKAYYLPFKKL; this is translated from the exons gtatggagAAAGTGATTTACATGAATGTGAAATTAACGAAGCATGTAATGTAATACACAATAGATTTTGGGTATCTAGTTTAACCGAAAGACTGTGTCGTTGTTCTAATGGAAAAGAATGTCTATG TTTT aaaaGAATATGCAATACCCATGACACAGATGTACACAGATGCACTAGTCCAGAAAATTATTTGTGCATTTATAAAAATAGAAGTATGGAGAATGTTCAAGAATTGCTTTATTCTGGTCCTGCTTACAAAGCTTACTATCTTCCATTCAAGAAATTATAA